The Kluyveromyces lactis strain NRRL Y-1140 chromosome D complete sequence genome has a window encoding:
- a CDS encoding ammonium transporter (similar to uniprot|P41948 Saccharomyces cerevisiae YNL142W MEP2 Ammonium permease involved in regulation of pseudohyphal growth belongs to a ubiquitous family of cytoplasmic membrane proteins that transport only ammonium (NH4) expression is under the nitrogen catabolite repression regulation) — protein MSEFTGIPTDTGTGGNSLDTDLNAPYDKADMVWIFIAGSFVWLMVPGIGLLYSGLSRKKHALSLLWASIMTIAVVTFQWYWWGYSLVFSKTRGNGFIGTLSMFGFKDVLGAPSAVGVVPDIVFAWFQGMFAIATGILMVGGACERARLFPMMVFLFLFITIVYCPIACWTWNPEGWLAALGALDYAGGGPVHICSGHGALMYALILGKRNDPLTKSGVPKYKPHSVTSVVLGTVFTWLGWIGAFNPGSAGNTTIRAWYSAYSTNLAGSCGALTWMFIDYFRCGRKWTTVGLCSGAIAGLVGITPAAGFVPLWASVIVGIVTAAGCNFAVDLKHILRIDDGLDVYALHGVGGCIGSVLTGIFAADYINALAGVESSPIAGGWINHNYKQVGYQLAAMCASVAWTCVVTACLLLILDRIPFLRLRLRPEEEELGTDEVEIGEFTYEEDAVYIPEPIRSKSIAEAPAAIIDDKVQTGNSSSEELQSEPKTNA, from the coding sequence ATGTCCGAATTTACAGGTATTCCAACTGACACCGGTACTGGTGGTAACTCTTTGGATACAGATTTGAACGCTCCATATGACAAGGCTGACATGGTCTGGATTTTTATTGCTGGTTCATTTGTCTGGTTGATGGTCCCAGGTATCGGTTTGTTGTACTCTGGTCTTTCGAGAAAAAAGCACGCTTTGTCTCTATTGTGGGCTTCCATTATGACCATTGCCGTGGTCACTTTCCAATGGTATTGGTGGGGTTACAGTCTTGTGTTCTCTAAGACAAGAGGTAACGGATTCATCGGTACTTTATCTATGTTCggtttcaaagatgttCTTGGTGCTCCTTCTGCTGTCGGCGTTGTTCCTGATATTGTATTCGCTTGGTTCCAAGGTATGTTCGCTATTGCCACCGGTATTTTGATGGTCGGTGGTGCCTGTGAAAGAGCTAGATTGTTCCCAATGATGgtctttttgttcttgttcatcacCATCGTATACTGTCCAATTGCTTGTTGGACTTGGAACCCAGAGGGTTGGTTGGCTGCCCTTGGTGCTTTAGATTACGCAGGTGGTGGTCCAGTCCACATTTGCTCCGGTCATGGTGCTTTGATGTACGCTTTGATTTTGGGTAAGAGAAACGATCCATTGACAAAATCTGGTGTTCCTAAGTACAAGCCACATTCCGTTACCTCTGTCGTGCTGGGTACTGTCTTCACTTGGCTAGGTTGGATTGGTGCCTTCAACCCAGGCTCCGCCGGTAACACTACCATTAGAGCTTGGTACTCTGCTTATTCAACTAACTTGGCTGGTTCATGTGGAGCTTTGACCTGGATGTTCATCGATTACTTTAGATGTGGTCGTAAATGGACTACTGTTGGTTTGTGCTCCGGTGCGATTGCAGGTTTAGTTGGTATTACTCCGGCTGCTGGATTTGTTCCATTATGGGCCTCAGTTATCGTTGGTATTGTTACCGCTGCTGGTTGTAATTTCGCCGTTGATTTGAAGCATATCTTGAGAATCGATGACGGTTTGGACGTGTACGCTTTACATGGTGTCGGTGGCTGTATCGGTTCAGTTTTGACTGGTATTTTCGCTGCCGATTACATTAACGCATTGGCCGGCGTTGAAAGTTCCCCAATTGCTGGAGGTTGGATCAACCATAACTACAAGCAAGTTGGTTACCAATTAGCTGCCATGTGTGCGAGTGTCGCCTGGACCTGTGTCGTTACCGCATGTTTGCTATTGATCTTGGACAGGATCCCATTCCTAAGATTGAGATTGAGacctgaagaagaagaattgggtactgatgaagttgaaattggtgaaTTCACCTACGAAGAAGATGCTGTCTACATCCCAGAGCCAATCAGATCCAAATCCATCGCTGAAGCTCCCGCAGCAATCATTGACGACAAAGTCCAAACAGGAAACAGTTCTTCAGAGGAACTCCAATCTGAACCAAAAACTAATGCTTAA
- a CDS encoding uncharacterized protein (similar to uniprot|P38842 Saccharomyces cerevisiae YHR140W Hypothetical ORF), translated as MTRNGYVLLLSLACVFTTTYGLIQCTQIKLPSNLATAGHKQFLTNISAVVTIVNGALNTVNQLLGNKGTLHFWSREFTFPIATCLETIVCVIYWPLRIFFIPLIMHGVQDSSRSPLPMHVDIAIHLLPIIYLCLDYFFLKEAPFQIAGWKVFLSLPLLGLTYRIYLDSIIGPSGSYPYPFLDVPEPYKSVIFVTVSLSSGGLYILYQKFHRNQRSVSLKRD; from the coding sequence ATGACCCGTAACGGATACGTTCTTTTGTTAAGTTTGGCCTGTGTTTTTACAACTACCTATGGGTTGATCCAATGTACTCAGATCAAGTTGCCAAGTAACTTGGCAACTGCTGGTCACAAGCAGTTTCTCACTAATATCTCTGCTGTTGTTACAATTGTCAATGGTGCCCTGAATACTGTAAACCAATTGCTTGGCAATAAGGGAACCCTACACTTCTGGTCAAGAGAATTTACGTTTCCAATAGCAACATGTCTCGAAACTATCGTATGCGTCATATATTGGCCACTAAgaatatttttcattccCTTGATCATGCATGGCGTTCAAGATTCCAGCCGCTCTCCATTACCAATGCATGTCGATATAGCGATACATTTGTTACCTATCATTTACTTATGCTTGGattacttcttcttgaagGAGGCACCATTCCAAATCGCTGGGTGGAAAGTTTTCTTGTCGCTGCCACTGTTGGGACTTACTTACAGGATCTATCTTGATTCTATCATCGGACCAAGTGGTAGTTATCCATATCCGTTCTTGGATGTCCCAGAACCATATAAATCTGTCATCTTCGTAACTGTCTCATTGTCCTCCGGTGGGTTGTACATTTTGTACCAAAAGTTTCACAGAAACCAACGTTCTGTTTCACTTAAGAGGGattga